From a region of the Dictyostelium discoideum AX4 chromosome 2 chromosome, whole genome shotgun sequence genome:
- a CDS encoding hypothetical protein (Similar to Dictyostelium discoideum (Slime mold). CIGB protein) — protein MAINYEINGNEIKNLQTITYNYKEPIEIDKELECMICLLPLLEPVVEPNCRQMFCKDCLTNWSIEKGQKGCPYCQQSFNIKSVSLPPKFVTNTLDSLLVYCNTDGCEFNSNSDRNQLIRRCEYRNHFERICKVICIDCNQQFTREQLKLHSNECTSKSVKCNASSLMCSWVGPIKELQSHESNCHYIALSPILNKLYDKIQQLDISNQKTTSFLLEKINYLESIISSSSALSTPNLSSPIYYQPIPTAPLPDSTTMYDNRNTTTTTTTTTTISLDKITPVEIKKVASIEIFKNNSNKYVIGKVESGVKSVSIDGDYADTWPIVKGNLPNSVDTLILLDGFKELVYSVPKSIKVLHIGDIKKSHAFYIQCSSVNEIHFHDNCKIKFTKNVIPDSAKTVHFYRINEPLTTESIGKNVKCLHIHDGFSKSLGYGVLPSSIQELHLYDIKRQALSIPSSIKILYLHNQFNNESIELPDQLETLYLDNIIHPIKNFPSSLKTIHLINYKFEDKVPFPPKVKIIMGTK, from the exons gtaatgaaattaaaaatttacaaactATCACTTACAATTATAAagaaccaattgaaattgataaagagTTAGAATGTATGATTTGCTTATTACCACTTTTGGAACCAGTAGTCGAACCAAATTGCAGACAAATG tTTTGTAAAGATTGTTTAACAAATTGGTCTATTGAAAAAGGTCAAAAAGGATGTCCATATTGCCAACaatcatttaatataaaatcagTTAGTTTACCACCAAAATTTGTAACAAATACATTAGATAGTTTATTAGTTTATTGCAATACAGATGGTTGTGAATTCAATAGTAATAGTGAtagaaatcaattaattcgtCGTTGTGAATATAGAAATCATTTTGAAAGAATTTGTAAAGTAATATGTATTGATTGTAATCAACAATTTACAAgagaacaattaaaattacactCAAATGAATGTACTTCAAAATCAGTTAAATGTAATGCAAGTTCATTAATGTGTTCATGGGTTGGTCCAATTAAAGAATTGCAATCACATGAATCAAATTGTCATTACATTGCATTATCGCCAATACTCAATAAATTATATGATAAAATCCAACAATTAGATATCAGTAATCAAAAAACCACCTCatttttattagaaaaaataaattatttagaatcaataatttcatcatcatcagcatTATCAACACCAAATTTGAGTTCTccaatttattatcaaccaATTCCAACTGCTCCATTACCAGACTCAACAACAATGTATGATAATAGAaatacaaccaccacaacaaccacaacaacaacaatttcattGGATAAAATTACACcggttgaaattaaaaaagtagcatcaattgaaatttttaaaaataatagtaataaatatGTAATTGGTAAAGTTGAATCAGGTGTTAAGAGTGTATCGATTGATGGAGATTATGCAGATACATGGCCAATTGTTAAAGGtaatttaccaaattcaGTTGAcacattaatattattagatGGATTTAAAGAATTGGTATACTCTGttccaaaatcaattaaagtaCTACACAttggtgatattaaaaaatcacaTGCATTCTATATTCAATGCAGTTCAGTTAAtgaaattcattttcatgataattgtaaaattaaattcacaaAGAATGTTATACCAGATTCAGCTAAAACAGTTCACTTTTATAGAATTAATGAACCATTAACAACTGAATCAATTGGTAAGAATGTAAAATGTCTTCATATACATGAtggattttcaaaatcattaggATATGGTGTTTTACCATCATCAATTCAAGAATTACATTTATATGATATTAAAAGACAAGCATTGTCAATACCAAgctcaattaaaatattataccttcataatcaattcaataatgaatcaattgaattaccTGATCAACTTGAAACTCTTTATCTTGATAACATTATCCacccaattaaaaatttcccatcatctttaaaaacaattcatttaattaattataaatttgaagATAAAGTACCATTTCCACCAaaagttaaaattattatggggacaaaataa
- the CYP508A2-1 gene encoding cytochrome P450 family protein, with translation MIFGIIVYLFLIYILHNAYSKYKRLNENQLPGPFPIPILGNIYQLTNLPHFDLTKMSEKYGKIFRIYLADLYTVIVCDPIIARELFVDKFDNFIDRPKIPSVKHGTFYHGTVASMGDNWKNNKEIVGKAMRKTNLKHIYQLLDDQVDVLIESMRTIESSGETFDPRYYLTKFTMSAMFKYIFNEDISKDEDVHNGQLAQLMKPMQKVFKDFGTGSLFDVLEITRPLYFLYLEWFTSHYYQVINFGKMKIYKHLETYKPDVQRDLMDLLIKEYGTETDDQILSISATVSDFFLAGVDTSATSLELIVMMLINYPEYQEKAYNEIKSALSSNGGGGGGGLTQRNKVLLSDRQSTPFVVSLFKETLRYKPISPFGLPRSTTSDIILNNGQFIPKNAQILINYHALSRNEEYFENPNQFDPTRFLNSDSNPAFMPFSIGPRNCVGSNFAQDEIYIALSNMILNFKFKSIDGKPVDETQTYGLTLKPNPFKVILEKRK, from the exons atgatatttgGCATCATTGtgtatctatttttaatttatattttacatAATGCT tattcaaaatataaaagattaaatgaaaatcaattacCAGGTCCTTTTCCAATTCCTATATTGGGCAACATTTATCAGTTAACCAATTTACCTCATTTTGATTTAACAAAGATGAGTGAAAAATATGGTAAAATCTTTAGAATTTATTTAGCAGACTTATATACAGTTATTGTTTGTGATCCAATAATTGCAAGAGAGCTATTTGTTGACAAGTTTGACAATTTCATTGACAGACCAAAAATACCA tcAGTAAAACATGGAACATTTTATCATGGTACAGTAGCATCAATGGGTGATAAttggaaaaataataaagagatTGTTGGTAAGGCAATGAGAAAGACCAATTTAAAAcatatttatcaattattggaTGATCAAGTTGATGTATTAATTGAATCGATGAGAACCATTGAATCCAGTGGTGAAACATTTGATCCACGTTATTATTTAACCAAATTTACAATGTCAGCAatgtttaaatatattttcaatgaAGATATTTCCAAAGATGAAGATGTGCATAATGGTCAATTAGCACAATTAATGAAACCAATGCAAAAGGTATTCAAAGATTTCGGTACTGGTAGTTTATTTGATGTTTTAGAGATAACAAGACCATTGTATTTCTTATATTTAGAATGGTTTACAAGtcattattatcaagttattaattttggtaaaatgaaaatttataaacATTTAGAAACTTACAAACCAGATGTTCAAAGAGACTTAATGGATCTATTGATTAAAGAATATGGTACAGAAACTGATGatcaaattttatcaatCTCTGCAACAGTTAGTGATTTCTTTTTAGCTGGTGTTGATACTTCTGCAACTTCTTTAGAATTAATTGTAATGATGTTAATTAATTATCCAGAATATCAAGAGAAAGcttataatgaaattaaatcagcattatcatcaaatggtggcggtggtggtggtggtttaaCTCAGAGAAATAAAGTTTTGTTATCAGATAGACAATCAACACCATTTGttgtatcattatttaaagaaacatTAAGATATAAACCAATATCACCATTTGGTTTACCAAGATCAACTACCTCTGAtatcattttaaataatggtcAATTTATTCCAAAGAATgctcaaattttaattaattatcatGCATTATCTAGAAATGaagaatattttgaaaatccaAATCAATTTGATCCAActagatttttaaattctgatTCAAATCCAGCTTTCATGCCATTTAGTATTGGTCCAAGAAATTGCGT tgGAAGTAATTTTGCCCAAGATGAAATTTATATTGCATTATCAAatatgatattaaatttcaaatttaaatcaattgatggtAAACCAGTTGATGAAACTCAAACTTATGGTTTAACATTAAAACCAAACCCATTCAAAGTAATTcttgaaaaaagaaaataa
- the CYP508A1-1 gene encoding cytochrome P450 family protein — protein MALFEIIISLFVVYIIHNAISKYKKIHVNELCGPTPIPILGNLHQFGELPHRVLTKMTKKYGHILRVYMADMYTVVVSDPLLIREMYVDNSDIFTDRVKKPSVEHGTFYHGTVTSYGEHWKNNREIVGKAMRKTNLKHIYELLDKQVDVLIRSMKSIETSGKTFDTRYYITKFTMSAMFKFLFNHDIPEDEDINKGDTQKLMGPMSEVFQNAGRGSLFDVINITQPLYLLYLEMFDQSFKDIMKYHREKYNEHLKTFDPDVERDLLDILIKEYGTDNDDKILSILATINDFFLAGVDTSSTALESMVLMLTNYPEIQEKAFDEIKTVVNGRSKVNLSDRQSTPYLVAVIKETLRYKPMSPFGLPRSSSKDCMIGGHFIPKNAQILINYQALGMNEEYYENPEQFDPSRFLKVESNVAFLPFSIGIRSCVGQSFAQDELYICISNILLNFKLKSIDGKKIDETEEYGLTLKTKNRFNVTLEKRII, from the exons atggctttatttgaaattattatttcattatttgttgtttataTTATACATAATGCT atttcaaaatataaaaaaattcatgTTAATGAGTTATGTGGTCCAACCCCAATTCCAATTTTAGGAAATCTCCATCAATTTGGAGAATTACCTCATAGAGTATTAACAAAGATGACTAAAAAGTATGGCCATATTTTAAGGGTTTATATGGCAGACATGTACACTGTTGTTGTATCTGATCCATTATTAATTAGAGAAATGTATGTTGATAATTCTGATATTTTCACCGATAGAGTTAAAAAACCA tcAGTTGAACATGGAACATTTTATCATGGTACAGTTACAAGTTATGGTGAACATTGGAAAAACAATAGAGAAATTGTTGGTAAAGCAATgagaaaaacaaatttaaaacatattTATGAATTATTAGATAAACAAGTTGATGTATTAATAAGATCaatgaaatcaattgaaaccaGTGGTAAAACATTTGATACTCGTTATTATATTACAAAATTTACAATGTCAGCAatgtttaaatttcttttcaatCATGATATTCCAGAGGATGAAGATATTAATAAAGGTGATACACAAAAATTGATGGGTCCAATGTCTGAGGTTTTTCAAAATGCTGGTAGAGGTAGTTTATTTGATGTCATAAATATTACTCAACCACtttatcttttatatttAGAAATGTTTGATCAAagttttaaagatattatgAAATATCATAGAGAGAAATATAATGAACATTTAAAAACCTTTGATCCAGATGTTGAAAGAGATTTacttgatattttaattaaagaatatggtactgataatgatgataaaattttatcaattttggcaacaattaatgattttttctTAGCAG gtgTTGATACAAGTTCAACTGCTTTAGAATCAATGGTATTGATGTTAACAAATTATCCAGAAATTCAAGAAAAAGCATTTGATGAAATAAAGACAGTTGTAAATGGTAGAAGTAAAGTTAATTTATCAGATAGACAATCAACACCTTATTTAGTTGCTGTAATAAAAGAAACATTAAGATATAAACCAATGTCACCATTTGGTTTACCAAGATCTTCATCAAAGGATTGTATGATTGGTGGTCATTTCATTCCAAAGAATgcacaaattttaattaattatcaaGCACTTGGAATGAATGAAGAATATTATGAAAATCCAGAACAATTTGATCCATcaagatttttaaaagttgaatCAAATGTTGCATTTTTACCATTTAGTATTGGTATTAGAAGTTGTGT gGGTCAAAGTTTTGCTCAAGATGAGCTATACATTTGTATTTcaaatattcttttaaattttaaattaaaatcaattgacgGTAAAAAGATTGATGAAACTGAGGAATATGGCCTCAcactaaaaactaaaaatagattCAATGTAACTCttgaaaaaagaattatctaa
- the CYP508A3-1 gene encoding cytochrome P450 family protein produces MEFLKLILFLIIFYIIHNTYIKFKKINKNELKGPIPIPILGNLYQLTSGLPHRDLTKISEKYGGIYRFWFADLYTVVLSDPILIREMFVNNGDYFLDRPKIPSIRHATHYHGIATSSGEYWLKIRDIINKAMRKTNLKLIYDSLDQQVDNLIESMNKIESDGQVFEPRIYFKKYTMAAMYKFIFNEEINFNNEISELIGPIEQVFKDLGSGSLFDVLLISRPLYYQWIEHTDKNYPKILNFLKKKYHQHLKTYNPEIQRDLLDLLIKEYYSGSDDDILTIIATINDLFLAGTDTSSASLEYMVMMLVNYPEIQEKVYDEIKLTVNGRNKVLLSDRQFTPYTVSFIKETLRYKPPSSVGVPRTTSQDIIIGDKFIPKDAQIFINYYGLSRNQDYFENPEQFEPSRFMNPDTNIAFLPFSIGTRNCVGQNFALDEMFLAFSNIILNFKFSSIDGKQIDETELYGVTLRCKNKFNVSIKKRI; encoded by the exons ATggagtttttaaaattaatattgtttctaataattttttatataatccATAATACT tatattaaatttaaaaaaataaataaaaatgaattaaaaggaCCAATTCCAATTCCAATTTTAGGAAATTTATATCAACTTACAAGTGGTTTACCACACAGAGATTTAACTAAAATATCTGAAAAATATGGTGGAATTTATAGATTTTGGTTTGCTGATTTATACACTGTTGTATTATCTGATCCAATTTTGATTAGAGAAATGTTTGTTAACAATGGTGATTATTTCCTAGACAGACCAAAAATACCTTCAATAAGACATGCAACTCATTATCATGGTATTGCAA catcTTCTGGTGAATATTGGTTAAAAATTAGagatataattaataaagcAATGAgaaaaaccaatttaaaattaatttatgatTCATTAGATCAACaagttgataatttaattgaatcaatgaataaaattgaaagtgATGGACAAGTATTTGAACCAcgtatttattttaaaaaatatacaatGGCAGCAATgtataaattcattttcaatgaagaaataaattttaataatgaaatatctGAATTAATTGGGCCAATTGAACAAGTTTTCAAAGATTTAGGAAGTGGTAGTTTATTTgatgttttattaatatcaagaCCATTATATTATCAATGGATTGAACATACTGATAAAAATTAtccaaaaattttaaattttttaaaaaaaaaatatcatcaacatttaaaaaCTTATAATCCAGAAATTCAAAGAGatttattagatttattaattaaagaatattATAGTGgaagtgatgatgatattttaaCAATTATTGCAActataaatgatttatttttagctG gTACTGATACAAGTAGTGCTTCATTAGAATATATGGTTATGATGTTAGTTAATTATCCAGAAATTCAAGAGAAAGTatatgatgaaattaaattaactgTTAACGGTAgaaataaagttttattatctGATAGACAATTTACACCATATACagtttcatttattaaagaaacaTTAAGATATAAACCACCATCTTCTGTTGGTGTACCAAGAACTACTTCTCAAGATATTATAATTGGTGATAAATTCATTCCAAAAGATGctcaaatttttataaattattatggaCTTTCAAGAAATCaagattattttgaaaatcctGAACAATTTGAACCATCAAGATTTATGAATCCAGATACAAATATTGCATTTTTACCATTTAGTATTGGTACAAGAAATTGTgt tggtCAAAATTTTGCATTAGATGAAATGTTTCTTgcattttcaaatataattttaaattttaaatttagttcAATTGATGGGAAACAAATTGATGAAACTGAATTGTATGGAGTTACATTAAGATGCaagaataaatttaatgtatccattaaaaaaagaatttaa
- the rabF1-1 gene encoding Rab GTPase gives MSKEYEHLFKFVLAGDSGVGKTSILFRITDDTFTETHITIGIEFKIKTVYIEGKPIKLQIWDTAGEKRFRVHNSHYRGCHGVIIVYDVTDQRSFENVPSWIEDIRRYANENVIKIIIGNKNDLVSQKVVDPFLAQEFADSLDIPFKEISAKQSINIEEAFISLVKLCINRIEETSLKKTQSPEKNNCIIN, from the exons atgaGTAAAGAATATGA aCACTTATTCAAATTTGTACTTGCAGGTGATAGTGGAGTTG gtaaaacaAGCATTTTATTTAGAATTACAGATGATACATTTACTGAAACACATATAACAATTGGTATTGAGTTTAAAATAAAGACAGTTTATATTGAAGGTAAACCAATAAAACTTCAAATTTGGGATACAGCTGGAGAAAAGCGATTTAGAGTTCATAATTCACATTATAGAGGTTGTCATGGAGTTATTATAGTTTATGATGTTACAGATCAAAgatcatttgaaaatgttcCCTCATGGATAGAAGATATCCGAAGATATGCAAATGAAAAtgtcattaaaattataattggaaataaaaatgatttagtCTCACAAAAAGTGGTTGACCCTTTTTTAGCTCAAGAATTTGCCGATTCTTTAGATATTCCATTCAAAGAAATAAGTGcaaaacaatcaattaaCATTGAAGAGGCTTTTATCTCTTTAGTAAAGCTTTGTATAAATAGAATTGAAGAAACTTCtctaaaaaaaacacaatcccccgaaaaaaataattgtataataaattaa
- a CDS encoding hypothetical protein (Similar to Dictyostelium discoideum (Slime mold). Ras-related protein RabA) translates to MKYINLIFILICFYINYQSIGADRNEFPINEILAAKSILKSLYNFEAKTLEEICFYGCFVCSPIYEPKTYGITTIRINSTRLSFVSYDFSIFRYLSELIIEENIQIQTVFYEKTLPLLKNLELLEVSKQEQPFPDNFSPPEKLKTVQFNSISVPLSSIWFEGVINRIIVKKTLPGFKYPKLTKINTYINTLSLSLNHIDTNVPSMDLFPNLELINFQIHNEMSQKGYKNFSIDSINQDWYKRVNAMEIQFINSGKEATIQKFTLQQSLISRFKLDYLLIDGIGFTVDPSIGYLNFSKMTDKGFVLHIVGDCDLIKKCKISNCVVMPNVAGKKYQNEIIGPCITGR, encoded by the exons atgaaatatattaacctaatttttattttaatttgtttttatataaattatcaaagtATTGGTGCTGATAGAAATGAATTCCCCATAAATGAAATTCTTGCTGCTAAAAGTATTCTAAAATCActttataattttgaagCAAAAACTTTAGAagaaatttgtttttatggTTGTTTTGTATGTTCACCTATTTATGAACCAAAAACATATGGTATAACTACAATTAGAATAAACTCTACAAGATTATCTTTTGTTTCTTATGATTTCAGTATTTTTCGATATTTAtctgaattaataattgaagaaaatattcaaatacaaACCgtattttatgaaaaaacacttcctttattaaaaaatttagagctttt AGAAGTTTCAAAACAAGAACAACCTTTCCCAGATAATTTTAGTCCCCCAGAAAAATTGAAAACTGttcaatttaattcaatttctgTGCCATTAAGTTCAATTTGGTTTGAGGGAGTTATTAATAGaataattgttaaaaaaacattaccTGGTTTTAAATATCCAAAactaacaaaaataaatacatatATAAATACATTGAGTTTATCACTCAATCATATTGATACAAATGTACCATCAATGGATTTATTCccaaatttagaattaataaattttcaaattcataaTGAAATGTCTCAAAAAGGTTACAAGAATTTTTCAATAGATTCAATTAATCAAGATTGGTATAAAAGAGTCAATGCAATGGAAATCCAATTCATAAACTCTGGTAAAGAAGcaacaattcaaaaattcacattacaacaatcattaatttcaagaTTTAAACTTGACTATTTACTTATAGATGGAATTGGTTTTACTGTTGATCCATCTATtggttatttaaatttttcaaagatGACTGATAAAGGTTTTGTTtt acATATAGTAGGAGATTGTGatctaattaaaaaatgtaaaatttcTAATTGTGTTGTAATGCCTAATGTTGCAGGaaaaaaataccaaaatgaaattataggTCCTTGTATTACTGGTCGCTAA
- a CDS encoding zinc-containing alcohol dehydrogenase (Similar to ADH) — MSMKAAVFKEKNGKLEVVQMPIPEPQPGWVRIKVEACGVCHSDFFVKYGGMGNKFPRVPGHEVIGKVDKLGQGVNNEEYGIGKMVGVGWFGGNHCGKCEDCKENEWVHCKESYVCGIHYDGGYAEYMTAPADSLVPIPDCMDPVESAPLLCAGVTVFNSFRNQKVKAPALVGVQGIGGLGHLAIQFCKKMGFEVIALSSGNSKEQLTKELGAHYYVDTSKDGYIDKVKSIGSVKCILVTAPFASAVPGLLECLGTNGKLVILAAFNEPFNASSIAMIGGSKSIIGWASGDSRDSSDTFNFARNNQVRPMVKSFTLEEANEALDGINNARFRNVIKM; from the exons atgtcaatGAAAGCGGCTGTGTTCAAAGAAAAGAATGGGAAATTAGAGGTAGTACAAATGCCAATTCCAGAACCTCAACCAGGATGGGTTAGAATTAAAGTTGAAGCATGTGGAGTTTGCCATAGTGATTTCTTTGTTAAATAtg gtggaATGGGAAATAAATTTCCAAGG gtACCAGGTCATGAAGTAATTGGAAAAGTTGATAAATTAGGACAAGGtgttaataatgaagaatatGGAATTGGTAAAATGGTAGGAGTTGGATGGTTTGGTGGTAATCATTGTGGTAAATGTGAAGATTGTAAAGAGAATGAATGGGTACATTGTAAAGAATCCTATGTTTGTGGAATTCATTATGATGGTGGATATGCAGAGTATATGACAGCACCAGCAGATTCACTAGTTCCCATACCAGATTGTATGGATCCAGTTGAAAGTGCACCATTGTTATGTGCAGGTGTAACTGTATTCAATTCATTTAGAAATCAAAAAGTTAAAGCACCTGCATTAGTTGGAGTTCAAGGTATTGGTGGATTAGGTCATTTGGCAATTCAATTTTGTAAGAAAATGGGTTTTGAAGTGATTGCTCTATCAAGTGGAAATTCAAAAGAACAATTAACCAAAGAATTGGGTGCTCATTATTATGTTGATACTTCAAAAGATGGATACATTGATAAAgttaaatcaattggttCAGTCAAATGTATTTTAGTAACTGCTCCATTTGCATCGGCTGTACCAGGTCTATTAGAATGCTTAGGTACAAATGGTAAATTAGTCATCCTTGCCGCATTTAATGAACCATTTAATGCAAGTTCTATAGCAATGATTGGTGGTTCGAAATCAATTATTGGTTGGGCTTCTGGAGATTCTCGTGACTCTTCTGATACCTTTAACTTTGCTCGTAATAACCAAGTTAGACCAATGGTAAAATCATTCACATTAGAAGAAGCAAATGAAGCATTAGATGGAATTAATAATGCTAGATTTAGAAATGTtattaaaatgtaa
- the dscA-1 gene encoding discoidin I, A chain, translated as MSTQGLVQLLANAQCHLRTSTNYNGVHTQFNSALNYKNNGTNTIDGSEAWCSSIVDTNQYIVAGCEVPRTFMCVALQGRGDADQWVTSYKIRYSLDNVSWFEYRNGAAVTGVTDRNTVVNHFFDTPIRARSIAIHPLTWNGHISLRCEFYTQPVQSSVTQVGADIYTGDNCALNTGSGKREVVVPVKFQFEFATLPKVALNFDQIDCTDATNQTRIGVQPRNITTKGFDCVFYTWNENKVYSLRADYIATALE; from the coding sequence ATGTCTACCCAAGGTTTAGTTCAACTCCTCGCAAATGCTCAATGCCATTTAAGAACCTCAACCAATTACAATGGTGTCCACACTCAATTTAATTCTGCCTTAAACTACAAAAACAATGGTACCAATACCATTGATGGTTCAGAAGCTTGGTGTTCATCAATCGTAGATACCAACCAATACATTGTTGCTGGTTGTGAAGTTCCACGTACTTTTATGTGTGTTGCTCTCCAAGGTCGTGGTGATGCTGATCAATGGGTTACATCATACAAAATCCGTTATTCATTAGATAATGTTTCCTGGTTTGAATATCGTAATGGTGCTGCTGTTACTGGTGTAACTGATCGTAACACTGTTGTTAATCATTTCTTTGATACTCCAATTAGAGCTCGTTCAATTGCTATCCACCCATTAACCTGGAATGGTCACATTTCATTAAGATGTGAATTCTACACTCAACCAGTACAAAGCTCAGTCACTCAAGTTGGTGCAGATATTTACACTGGTGATAACTGTGCCTTAAATACCGGTTCAGGTAAACGTGAAGTTGTTGTCCCAGTTAAATTCCAATTTGAATTTGCTACTCTCCCAAAGGTTGCTCTCAACTTTGATCAAATCGATTGTACTGATGCCACCAATCAAACCCGTATTGGTGTCCAACCAAGAAATATTACCACCAAAGGTTTTGATTGTGTTTTCTACACTTGGAATGAAAACAAAGTTTACTCATTAAGAGCTGATTACATTGCTACCGCTTtggaataa